One genomic segment of Natrialbaceae archaeon AArc-T1-2 includes these proteins:
- the gvpO gene encoding gas vesicle protein GvpO, halophile-type produces MADADTSDTETGADDRCMALTADGERCSLPAQEDGFCHQHDESDPTVSDTETEQPQQEESEPADETSADAETTDPDAVDASDVDVDDDRIEAVLSIRQTVKSTAGQLIGREFDGVSEVTAVEDGWRAVVEVVERRAVPDTQDIVGRYEIDLDEDGVVEGYRRLDRYRRGDSLEFDKPVE; encoded by the coding sequence ATGGCAGACGCAGATACGAGCGACACCGAAACCGGAGCCGACGATCGATGCATGGCCCTCACCGCGGACGGCGAGCGCTGTTCGCTACCGGCCCAGGAGGACGGCTTCTGCCATCAACACGACGAAAGTGATCCAACAGTGAGCGACACCGAAACCGAACAGCCACAACAGGAGGAATCGGAACCGGCCGACGAGACGAGTGCAGACGCGGAGACGACTGACCCCGACGCCGTCGACGCGAGCGACGTCGACGTCGACGACGACCGGATCGAGGCGGTGTTGTCGATCCGCCAAACGGTCAAGTCGACAGCCGGCCAGCTCATCGGTCGCGAGTTCGACGGCGTCAGCGAGGTCACCGCCGTCGAGGACGGCTGGCGGGCAGTCGTCGAGGTGGTCGAACGCCGCGCCGTGCCGGACACCCAGGACATCGTCGGCCGGTACGAGATCGACCTCGACGAGGACGGCGTCGTCGAGGGCTACCGCCGACTCGACCGGTACCGCCGCGGCGACAGCCTCGAGTTCGACAAACCCGTCGAGTAG
- a CDS encoding nucleoside phosphorylase, translated as MPADSEDPNADVQYHLEVAPGDVADAVLLPGNPERVEKVLACWDDGEVRAHHREYRTATGTYEGTPISVTSTGIGSPSAAIAVEELARVGADTLVRVGSCGAIQPEMAVGDLVITTGALRQEGTSDEYVREDYPAVADSEVVSALVAAAERLGYDYHTGITMSADSFYAGQGRPGVDGFEAAGSERLLEELKEANVANVEMEASAILTLANLYGLRAGAVCTVYADRDSGEFRTEGAYRAAETASLAVHLLARMDEIKREAGVDRWHAGLSL; from the coding sequence ATGCCAGCCGATAGCGAAGATCCGAACGCCGACGTCCAGTACCACCTCGAGGTCGCGCCCGGCGACGTCGCCGACGCCGTCTTGCTGCCGGGAAACCCCGAACGCGTCGAGAAGGTGCTCGCGTGCTGGGACGACGGCGAGGTCCGGGCTCACCACCGCGAGTACCGGACGGCGACGGGAACGTACGAGGGAACGCCGATCTCGGTCACTTCGACGGGGATCGGCAGCCCCTCCGCAGCGATCGCCGTCGAGGAGCTCGCCCGCGTCGGCGCTGACACGCTCGTACGGGTCGGCTCCTGTGGCGCGATCCAGCCCGAAATGGCCGTCGGCGATCTCGTGATCACGACGGGGGCGCTCCGCCAGGAAGGAACAAGCGACGAGTACGTCCGTGAGGACTACCCCGCCGTCGCCGACAGCGAGGTCGTCAGCGCACTCGTCGCCGCGGCCGAACGGCTCGGGTACGACTATCACACCGGGATCACGATGAGCGCCGACTCCTTCTACGCCGGCCAGGGCCGACCCGGCGTCGACGGCTTCGAGGCCGCCGGCTCGGAGCGACTGCTCGAGGAGCTGAAAGAAGCGAACGTCGCGAACGTCGAGATGGAAGCGAGTGCCATCCTCACGCTCGCGAACCTCTATGGGCTCCGTGCGGGCGCGGTCTGTACCGTCTACGCCGACCGCGACTCGGGGGAGTTCCGCACCGAAGGTGCGTATCGCGCCGCCGAGACCGCCTCGCTCGCGGTCCACCTGCTCGCACGAATGGACGAGATCAAACGCGAGGCCGGCGTCGACCGGTGGCACGCCGGACTCTCGCTGTAG
- a CDS encoding SRPBCC domain-containing protein has product MYHVEVFTEIDAPPEVVWEVLLEFDAYPEWNPFIREIDGIPIEGERLRVRIEPPDSLGVTFRPTIVIAEKNRRLAWLGRPLVPFVFDGYHEFHLEPIDDGRTRLLQRETFRGALVPLLLDADRIERGFRTMNEALKERTERRVLASS; this is encoded by the coding sequence ATGTACCACGTCGAGGTCTTCACGGAGATCGATGCGCCGCCGGAGGTCGTCTGGGAGGTCTTGCTCGAGTTCGACGCCTATCCCGAGTGGAACCCCTTCATACGCGAGATCGACGGGATCCCGATCGAGGGTGAACGGCTCCGGGTGCGGATCGAACCACCCGATTCTCTCGGAGTGACGTTCCGGCCGACTATCGTTATCGCCGAGAAAAACCGCCGACTCGCCTGGCTCGGTCGACCGCTGGTGCCGTTCGTGTTCGACGGCTACCACGAGTTTCACCTCGAACCGATCGACGACGGCCGGACCCGGTTGCTCCAGCGCGAGACGTTCCGCGGTGCGCTCGTTCCGCTGTTGCTCGACGCGGATCGGATCGAACGCGGCTTTCGAACGATGAACGAAGCCCTCAAAGAACGGACGGAGCGACGGGTTCTTGCCTCCTCGTGA
- a CDS encoding GNAT family N-acetyltransferase: protein MSLETASDSAEYTVRRFEPGDRDGVLSLLETQWDERPSADWFDWKYREDPYLAHVPITLAEREGDVVAVQGYLPCPIRWGTQVVRALKPVDAVVHPDHRRQGLYTRITEAAIDYYTDGEPAFFFNFPNAASLAAQEKLGWHEVDVVSTFHRVQRPGELLPSDGTMLPLDRAADGLARAYLGVRDRLSTPSDWFEVTRHSSVPADVLESIYESHVPRELHTHREKRLYRWLLDAPGHDHTAYVARHDDRPVASIVTRTVDGRMVDIVDALPMQDGHEAFETLLAAVVTDNVDAAVLSTAGRTLPRELLSRFGFVSFETALLSRLRTPTYMAVRPLWQDEATSLSRRPLTEPANWRLSFLEVKD from the coding sequence ATGTCGCTCGAAACAGCGTCCGACTCGGCCGAGTACACCGTCAGGCGATTCGAACCTGGCGATCGGGACGGGGTCCTGTCGTTACTCGAGACGCAGTGGGACGAGCGCCCGAGTGCCGACTGGTTCGACTGGAAGTACCGCGAGGATCCGTATCTCGCACACGTACCGATCACGCTCGCGGAACGAGAGGGCGACGTCGTCGCCGTCCAGGGCTATCTCCCGTGTCCGATCCGCTGGGGAACGCAGGTCGTTCGTGCGCTCAAGCCCGTCGACGCCGTGGTCCATCCCGACCACCGACGACAGGGGCTGTACACTCGGATTACGGAAGCGGCAATCGACTATTACACCGACGGAGAGCCGGCCTTTTTCTTCAACTTTCCGAACGCCGCATCGCTCGCTGCACAGGAGAAACTCGGCTGGCACGAAGTCGACGTCGTCTCGACGTTCCATCGAGTACAACGCCCCGGTGAACTGCTCCCGTCCGACGGCACGATGCTCCCGCTCGATCGAGCGGCTGACGGCCTCGCACGGGCCTACCTCGGCGTCCGTGATCGGCTGTCGACGCCCTCGGACTGGTTCGAGGTGACGCGTCACTCCTCGGTTCCCGCCGACGTCCTCGAGTCCATATACGAATCTCACGTCCCACGGGAGTTACACACCCACCGCGAGAAGCGGTTGTACCGGTGGCTACTCGACGCGCCCGGTCACGACCACACCGCCTACGTTGCGCGCCACGACGACCGGCCCGTCGCGAGCATCGTCACCCGCACCGTAGACGGGCGAATGGTAGACATCGTAGACGCACTTCCGATGCAAGACGGACACGAGGCGTTCGAGACGCTGCTCGCGGCGGTCGTTACCGACAACGTAGACGCCGCCGTCCTGTCGACGGCGGGGCGGACGCTTCCGCGCGAACTCCTCTCGCGGTTCGGGTTCGTCAGCTTCGAAACCGCGCTTCTCTCGCGTCTGCGAACGCCGACGTACATGGCAGTCCGACCGCTCTGGCAGGACGAGGCGACCTCGCTCTCACGGCGTCCGCTCACGGAGCCGGCAAACTGGCGACTCTCGTTTCTCGAGGTGAAAGATTGA
- the lwrS gene encoding LWR-salt protein translates to MSTIERELPADAARYVFRIECRLEPTVDEVSVVPDRFQTTMYRTAAPPGEDGWLFFRNTLWRGELEDPDHFRRVAEDVLGVSVTSVSFSELQTGEKYLAELETAIGDSLETFNADTVEEALTKYLGSSVRVVSD, encoded by the coding sequence ATGTCCACGATCGAACGCGAATTACCGGCGGACGCGGCCCGGTACGTGTTTCGCATCGAATGTCGACTCGAGCCGACCGTCGACGAGGTTTCGGTCGTACCCGATCGATTCCAGACGACGATGTACCGAACGGCAGCCCCGCCGGGTGAGGACGGCTGGCTGTTCTTCAGGAACACGCTCTGGCGCGGCGAACTCGAGGATCCGGATCACTTTCGGCGCGTGGCAGAAGACGTCCTCGGCGTGTCGGTCACGTCGGTCTCGTTCAGCGAGTTACAGACGGGCGAGAAGTACCTGGCGGAACTCGAGACAGCGATCGGGGACTCACTCGAGACGTTCAACGCCGACACCGTCGAGGAAGCGCTGACGAAGTATCTGGGAAGTTCGGTACGCGTCGTTTCGGACTGA
- a CDS encoding SLC13 family permease, whose amino-acid sequence MDDDFSARYTTSRLQKLSIVVAVAFLVCGLVFPPPADLSREALITLGVFGFGLVLWQSKAIPLVATSLLVVGLLYAFGVTESFQAATIGFASTLFFFFFTILLLGHSISKVDLDAHVAQRLLETSTTPQTSLHQLGKYLLVMAFVVPSGLARIVSFTPVIEKVGERYGLGRDAEFTTASFLVLGQLNPMMSIMLMTGGGISIIGSQLIDTAGYPITWTEWALYMIPPTLIVFGLGFAAITKLHPPRTNASQLPDTNHRDTSQSQLNRDQRIVAIVMGVTLLLWAVGSFVGLPTVLPAILAVAALSAPYVQVLTVEDFAEISWGILFLIGAMLSLIEVLEETGAFEWLIDGISMAFPFDAVGSVGVVALLIAIVVIVRLLFPNASTSLIVLMPMIISFGQLYDVNVLYLSLSVVITVGSTALLPIHMPPALLAYNAGYVSIRDVFGYGLVMMAAAVLSICFAWTIYWPILEHALLQP is encoded by the coding sequence ATGGACGACGATTTTTCGGCGCGGTACACTACGTCACGTCTACAAAAACTTTCAATCGTTGTTGCAGTTGCATTCCTCGTGTGTGGGCTTGTCTTCCCACCGCCAGCGGATCTCTCTCGTGAGGCACTGATTACACTCGGCGTATTCGGATTCGGGTTAGTGCTCTGGCAGAGCAAAGCTATCCCGCTCGTGGCGACGAGTCTCCTCGTGGTCGGACTGTTGTATGCATTCGGCGTCACGGAGTCGTTTCAGGCAGCCACCATCGGGTTCGCATCGACGCTGTTCTTTTTCTTTTTCACAATCCTGCTGCTTGGACACTCGATCTCTAAAGTCGACCTCGATGCGCACGTGGCCCAACGGCTCCTAGAAACGTCGACTACCCCACAGACGTCGCTTCATCAACTGGGGAAGTATCTGCTCGTGATGGCGTTCGTGGTACCGTCAGGGCTGGCGCGGATCGTGTCGTTTACCCCCGTTATAGAGAAGGTCGGCGAGAGATACGGACTCGGCCGAGACGCCGAGTTTACCACCGCTTCCTTTCTCGTACTCGGGCAGCTGAACCCGATGATGTCCATCATGCTGATGACCGGCGGTGGGATCTCGATCATCGGTTCCCAGCTCATCGATACCGCCGGCTATCCGATTACGTGGACTGAGTGGGCACTCTACATGATTCCACCGACGCTCATCGTGTTCGGACTCGGATTCGCCGCGATCACGAAGCTTCATCCGCCACGAACGAACGCCTCACAGCTACCCGATACGAATCACCGTGATACCAGTCAGAGTCAACTGAACAGGGATCAACGTATCGTCGCGATCGTAATGGGAGTGACGTTGCTTCTGTGGGCTGTCGGATCGTTCGTTGGACTTCCAACGGTCCTCCCGGCGATTCTCGCCGTGGCAGCACTGTCGGCCCCTTACGTTCAGGTACTTACAGTCGAGGACTTTGCCGAAATTAGCTGGGGTATCCTCTTTCTCATCGGTGCGATGCTCTCTCTGATCGAAGTGTTAGAAGAGACCGGAGCGTTCGAGTGGCTGATCGACGGAATTTCGATGGCGTTCCCGTTCGACGCAGTTGGTTCAGTTGGGGTCGTAGCGTTGTTGATAGCGATCGTCGTCATCGTTCGGTTGCTGTTTCCAAACGCGTCTACGTCTCTCATCGTTCTCATGCCGATGATCATCAGCTTCGGCCAGCTGTACGACGTGAACGTCCTCTATCTCTCACTCTCTGTCGTCATAACGGTCGGGTCCACTGCGCTTCTCCCGATCCACATGCCGCCAGCACTGCTCGCGTACAACGCCGGGTACGTCAGTATACGTGACGTATTCGGCTACGGGCTCGTGATGATGGCGGCTGCAGTGCTCAGTATTTGTTTTGCATGGACGATATACTGGCCGATACTAGAGCACGCGCTGTTGCAGCCGTAA
- a CDS encoding group I truncated hemoglobin, which yields MSQEPLYERLGGEDSIAAVVDAFYERVLEDDRVAHFFEDTDMQKQRAHQTQFLSAVAGGPVEYSGEDMESAHDDLEIRQKHFDAIAELLEEALLEFDVDDRERTDVLEAFASYEDDIVTS from the coding sequence ATGAGTCAAGAACCACTCTACGAGCGTCTTGGAGGCGAAGACTCGATTGCAGCGGTCGTCGACGCGTTCTACGAGCGCGTCCTCGAGGACGATCGCGTTGCACACTTTTTCGAAGACACGGACATGCAAAAGCAGCGGGCACACCAAACGCAGTTTCTAAGCGCCGTTGCCGGCGGGCCCGTCGAATACAGCGGGGAAGACATGGAATCGGCACACGATGACCTGGAGATCCGCCAAAAACACTTCGATGCAATCGCCGAACTCCTCGAGGAAGCGCTCCTCGAGTTCGACGTCGACGACCGAGAGCGCACCGACGTGCTCGAGGCGTTCGCGAGCTACGAGGACGACATCGTGACGAGTTGA
- a CDS encoding ribonuclease H, with amino-acid sequence MAAHGRPALRDLFDESPTPHIAHPPRTHHRDFYVATDGSFREAGGGLGAVIETRDGTRVARVATTDTPPNNNVAEYRALHLGLDVLAARAPPDARIGVLVDHDDLASDVNNAVLATDRPDRNPPRPFSVPPASANHWRGIRARLTGFGEVRAARIASDQNPAHPLANAPDRYAHVNCEPDRCVLPDPPEPDPSPTEFPPPSRADRNGSRASD; translated from the coding sequence ATGGCCGCTCACGGCCGCCCCGCACTGCGGGATCTGTTCGACGAGTCGCCGACGCCGCACATTGCCCATCCTCCTCGGACCCATCATCGTGACTTTTACGTCGCCACTGACGGGTCGTTCCGGGAGGCCGGTGGCGGACTCGGCGCCGTAATCGAAACGCGCGACGGTACCCGCGTCGCACGCGTCGCGACGACCGATACACCGCCGAACAACAACGTCGCCGAGTACCGGGCGTTACATCTCGGGCTCGACGTCCTCGCCGCCCGCGCCCCGCCCGACGCGCGGATCGGCGTCCTCGTCGACCACGACGATCTCGCAAGCGACGTCAACAACGCCGTGCTCGCCACTGACCGTCCGGACCGGAACCCACCTCGTCCGTTTTCGGTACCACCCGCGAGTGCTAACCACTGGCGTGGCATCCGGGCCCGTCTCACCGGATTCGGCGAGGTCCGTGCGGCACGCATCGCCAGCGATCAGAACCCTGCCCATCCGCTCGCGAACGCCCCGGATCGGTACGCCCACGTCAACTGCGAGCCCGATCGGTGTGTTCTTCCCGACCCGCCGGAGCCGGATCCATCCCCGACGGAGTTTCCGCCGCCGTCGCGAGCCGACCGCAACGGCAGCCGCGCCTCCGATTGA
- a CDS encoding DUF2240 family protein, producing MSLRVAAAAPFVQNGTRRIRENEFVVALSLDRDWFSPDQAKRLVDVATQEGLLERDGDDLVATFDPADVTVPEEFVPDEDVLRERSAFERVLEALVAEGLEKHEAVGAINALQNDLEITIEVAAVVYARRQGVDVSELVPVAKSALLEAREEE from the coding sequence ATGAGTCTTCGCGTCGCGGCCGCCGCTCCCTTCGTCCAGAACGGAACCCGTCGGATCCGAGAGAACGAGTTCGTCGTCGCTCTCTCGCTCGACCGGGACTGGTTCTCGCCCGATCAAGCAAAGCGGCTGGTCGACGTCGCCACCCAGGAGGGGCTGTTAGAGCGTGACGGCGACGACCTCGTGGCGACGTTCGACCCCGCGGACGTAACCGTTCCCGAGGAGTTCGTTCCCGACGAAGACGTGCTTCGCGAGCGGTCGGCGTTCGAACGGGTCCTCGAGGCCCTCGTCGCGGAGGGACTGGAAAAACACGAAGCCGTCGGCGCGATCAACGCCCTCCAGAACGATCTCGAGATCACGATCGAGGTCGCGGCGGTGGTCTACGCCCGCCGGCAAGGCGTCGACGTCTCCGAGCTCGTCCCCGTAGCGAAGTCGGCGCTGCTCGAGGCGAGAGAGGAAGAGTAG
- a CDS encoding cation:proton antiporter: MVSEVALTVDLAIILVSATLVGFLAKRTGQPTVIAYIVTGVLLGPAALGLIEVTDLTETLSELGLAFLLFLLGIKMRLEDVQHILAPIVKISIPQMIAVALAGIGVSLALGFGVWESVLIGLAVMYSSTAVVIKMLTDKDEATSLHGKIDVGVLLVQDIVVVILLAVLAAGRPDDAAEIATTLVVVLVLVTIITAAAIAASRFVLPVVFRRIADNKEVFFLIAISWAFVFVFVSDNINLFLAPLGVEAYMSIEMGAFLAGLAIAQLPYSKELQDRVNPLTDLFVMVFFVTVALDLAPEQLFAYTQEAIVAALVLMPVKFVIFFYLIDWQEFSLETTFLGSVNMMQISEFGIIVTAVAVEGNFVEPEVLGFVTLLALFTMSASVYFIEYNHQLYDRLEPSLSRWDTDDEFEEGRREYRDHAIVIGYDEVTRNVVPLLAEHFEDVVVIDRTVDHVETLEAEGYDAIYGDFRNATIRKDAAVKKAAFALSSSVEPAVNKALLREVSEEATVFVEAERVEHARELYDRGAHCVVMSPQLAGDRLADYLEAYLHEDVALERAIEDDVELLQSQAPFPDTYERLRGGLDD; the protein is encoded by the coding sequence ATGGTCTCCGAGGTGGCACTCACGGTCGATCTCGCTATTATCCTCGTGAGTGCAACGCTCGTCGGATTTCTGGCGAAGCGGACGGGCCAGCCGACGGTCATCGCCTACATCGTGACGGGAGTCCTGCTGGGTCCGGCCGCCCTCGGACTCATCGAGGTCACGGATCTCACGGAAACGCTGTCGGAGCTGGGGCTTGCGTTCTTGCTGTTTTTGCTCGGTATCAAGATGCGACTCGAGGACGTCCAGCACATCCTCGCACCGATCGTCAAGATTTCGATTCCCCAGATGATCGCGGTCGCACTCGCGGGTATCGGCGTGTCGCTGGCGCTTGGGTTTGGCGTCTGGGAATCGGTGTTGATCGGTCTGGCGGTCATGTACAGCTCGACGGCGGTCGTCATCAAGATGCTCACCGACAAGGACGAGGCGACCTCGCTGCACGGCAAGATCGACGTCGGCGTGTTGCTCGTCCAGGACATCGTCGTCGTTATTCTGCTCGCGGTGCTCGCAGCTGGCCGCCCGGACGACGCAGCCGAGATCGCGACGACGCTCGTCGTCGTCCTCGTCCTCGTCACGATCATCACCGCCGCGGCCATCGCCGCGTCACGGTTCGTGTTACCGGTCGTGTTCCGCCGCATCGCCGACAACAAGGAAGTCTTCTTCCTCATCGCCATCTCGTGGGCGTTCGTGTTCGTGTTCGTCTCCGACAATATCAACCTCTTTCTCGCGCCGCTTGGGGTCGAGGCGTACATGTCGATCGAGATGGGGGCGTTCCTGGCTGGACTCGCCATCGCACAGTTGCCATACAGCAAGGAGCTGCAAGACCGGGTCAACCCGCTGACCGACCTGTTCGTCATGGTGTTTTTCGTCACGGTCGCGCTGGATCTTGCACCCGAGCAGCTCTTTGCGTACACCCAGGAGGCGATCGTCGCCGCGCTGGTGTTGATGCCCGTCAAGTTCGTCATCTTCTTCTACCTGATCGACTGGCAGGAGTTCAGCCTCGAGACGACGTTTCTCGGGAGTGTCAACATGATGCAGATCAGCGAGTTCGGGATCATCGTCACGGCTGTCGCCGTCGAGGGTAACTTCGTCGAGCCGGAGGTGCTCGGCTTCGTCACCCTGCTTGCGCTGTTTACGATGAGCGCGTCGGTGTACTTCATCGAGTACAACCACCAGCTCTACGACCGTCTCGAGCCTTCGCTCTCGCGGTGGGACACCGACGACGAGTTCGAGGAGGGCAGACGCGAGTATCGCGACCACGCGATCGTCATCGGCTACGACGAGGTGACCCGAAACGTCGTGCCGCTGCTTGCGGAACATTTCGAGGACGTCGTCGTCATCGACCGGACGGTCGATCACGTCGAGACGCTCGAGGCGGAGGGCTACGACGCCATCTACGGCGACTTCCGCAACGCGACGATCCGGAAGGACGCGGCCGTCAAGAAGGCGGCGTTCGCCCTCTCGTCGTCGGTCGAGCCGGCGGTGAACAAGGCGTTGCTCAGAGAGGTGAGCGAGGAGGCGACCGTCTTCGTCGAGGCAGAACGCGTCGAGCACGCACGTGAACTATACGACAGAGGTGCCCACTGTGTCGTCATGAGTCCACAGCTCGCTGGCGATCGATTGGCCGACTACCTCGAGGCGTACCTCCACGAGGACGTCGCGCTCGAGCGGGCTATCGAAGACGACGTCGAGCTGTTGCAGAGTCAAGCGCCATTCCCCGACACGTACGAACGACTCCGAGGTGGTCTCGATGACTGA
- a CDS encoding cation:proton antiporter — MTDLLTTVAIVFIVAGPFLLVANRFQLPTVPLLILAGVVAGPFIDEELTLELAQYGIALLVFSFGVSVQFSGVRTVFLDSEVVALGQILVVGSLGVGFGLVFGVPVEEAIYLGIAAALSSTIVGTSLFQTEIRRDLVRGRLAEAIHLGQDLLAIVLILVLAAETLALGQVAPLVAYGLGLVVAAVLVNRYLFDVIGEFAGDSDELMIVSVISLLVVFVGAAEFAGVSIVVGAFAAGLAVRHDPVEYLGLFNGLESVRDFFVAIFFVTIGALVVLPFVEIGWNESVEKLLLTGGIVLLTAVVKPAITTGILIYQGYETRTATLTSLNTDQVSEFSLIIAIEAALLGVLSPSLFDAIILAAAVTMVTSTITGSYNEKIYRVLATHGVLDGTHRKIDEWSDVPQNTSDHVIVVGYGRQGRQLVEACEDLDQPYVVIENDPVRRDEVVSECDAFVFGDAMERYTWEKANVETARIAVSTVDSDPVSRRILSFEFDADVTLRASDEETALDLLEEGALYVTVPELLAGQRLTQYVQELLEGDLTPEELREERMAVLEERPRVGHPDSTNAPVTR; from the coding sequence ATGACTGATCTGCTCACGACGGTGGCGATCGTCTTCATCGTCGCAGGCCCCTTTCTGCTGGTTGCCAACCGGTTCCAGCTGCCGACGGTCCCGCTTCTCATCCTCGCAGGCGTCGTCGCCGGTCCGTTCATCGACGAAGAACTCACGCTCGAACTCGCACAGTACGGCATCGCGTTGCTCGTATTCTCCTTCGGGGTCAGCGTCCAGTTTTCCGGCGTTCGGACGGTTTTTCTCGACAGCGAGGTCGTTGCGCTCGGCCAAATTCTCGTGGTCGGCTCACTGGGCGTCGGGTTCGGACTCGTCTTCGGTGTTCCGGTTGAGGAGGCGATTTATCTCGGCATCGCCGCAGCCCTCTCGTCGACAATCGTCGGAACGTCACTGTTCCAGACGGAGATCAGACGGGATCTCGTTCGCGGACGGCTGGCCGAGGCGATTCACCTGGGCCAGGACCTGCTGGCTATCGTGCTGATACTCGTGCTGGCAGCGGAAACGCTCGCTCTCGGTCAGGTCGCACCGCTCGTAGCGTACGGTCTCGGGTTGGTCGTCGCCGCCGTCCTCGTCAATCGATACCTGTTCGACGTCATCGGAGAGTTCGCGGGAGATTCCGACGAACTCATGATCGTCAGCGTTATCTCGCTGCTTGTGGTGTTCGTCGGTGCGGCCGAGTTCGCTGGCGTCTCGATCGTTGTCGGCGCCTTCGCCGCCGGACTTGCAGTCCGTCACGATCCCGTCGAGTACCTCGGACTGTTCAACGGCCTCGAGTCGGTCAGGGACTTCTTCGTCGCGATCTTCTTCGTGACGATCGGCGCGCTCGTCGTCCTGCCGTTCGTCGAGATCGGGTGGAACGAGTCCGTCGAAAAACTGCTTCTCACCGGCGGTATCGTCCTCCTGACTGCTGTCGTGAAGCCGGCGATCACGACGGGCATCCTGATCTACCAGGGATACGAGACACGCACGGCGACGCTGACGAGTCTGAACACCGATCAGGTCAGCGAGTTCTCGTTAATCATCGCGATCGAAGCGGCATTGCTCGGCGTGTTATCGCCGTCGCTGTTCGACGCGATCATTCTCGCCGCCGCCGTGACGATGGTGACCTCGACTATCACCGGTAGCTACAACGAGAAAATCTACCGGGTGCTGGCAACTCACGGAGTGCTCGATGGAACGCACCGGAAAATCGACGAGTGGAGCGACGTTCCCCAGAACACCAGCGATCACGTCATCGTTGTGGGTTACGGTCGGCAGGGACGGCAACTAGTCGAGGCCTGTGAGGATCTCGATCAGCCGTACGTCGTCATCGAGAACGATCCAGTCCGCCGAGACGAGGTCGTCTCGGAGTGTGACGCGTTCGTCTTCGGCGACGCGATGGAGCGGTACACCTGGGAGAAAGCGAACGTCGAGACGGCCCGGATCGCCGTCTCAACTGTCGACTCCGACCCCGTATCCAGGCGCATCCTGTCGTTCGAGTTCGACGCCGACGTCACGCTTCGTGCCAGTGACGAGGAGACGGCGCTCGACCTGCTCGAGGAGGGTGCACTGTACGTCACCGTTCCGGAGCTGCTCGCCGGACAGCGACTGACCCAGTACGTTCAAGAGCTGCTCGAGGGCGATCTAACGCCGGAAGAACTCCGCGAGGAACGGATGGCGGTGCTTGAGGAACGGCCAAGAGTGGGGCATCCTGATAGTACAAACGCGCCCGTGACGAGATGA